In Halogranum gelatinilyticum, the following are encoded in one genomic region:
- a CDS encoding UvrD-helicase domain-containing protein encodes MTAPNDQQQDLIDSTQGIHVVDAGAGTGKTFTVTRRYAEIVDQDDVEPEDVLLVTFTNNAATEMRERIVANCDYGMRELADAPIQTFHSLCHDILMEHGFEAPTLLGIDDRITGSTRVLEDENVEKTQFREFIRRFSDDHPEYDDFFRAVEEPVELLGLINQLAAKGVFPTADGWYRNGERHLDGDFAAFREIFDELNQPRNDGNKQSKLRSKLGGYGNDKCYLADAPEEDEIRGGWGEKQVPAAVARLAFEEQREGLKNFVHDVYHEYLQFALSRNYLNFSFLQLFAFVLLCDDHRLRDDVAFEYVMIDEFQDSSEIQFKLALLLADTNNVCVVGDWKQSIYSFQYAAVENITEFESRLDRFVDELNEDHERVSWATRPIIDIELVENYRSTQAILDFSEHSLITPAASKDDVDEAAVRDRIVALSSNAPHENSRIEAIQHEDEHEAVLTKIQEIVGNDAYQIEEDDELRLPEYGDIAVLTRTRDFGRELLSVAEEYGLPMAYEGGIELFRSDPAKLLLAWLRILESVADRGWAVVLEEAGYTLDEVKHVLESEEYPANMQTFKSELASLETVGGVAQRVFSQYDYNGAYADVLLTTIQSVHSATTLTRGDLIRFIERGIEDGSTHEVHASAGTNSVTVQTIHAAKGLEHPIVVLANMNSHRFPPSGGNSNAITFDDPIGLRQRKVYADDHGYPHIHDNWRSDVLRKCLPRGYDEERRLLYVAMTRAESHLVFAAGESPNTFIEELPVDLEELEPDVQEADITETTQAHLQIAVPTPDGPVGHSPHTLMRDDVFEDVDDGRGTAFGTQTHEFAERYVLEGEVEPSNDDERHIKSFLDSLDGELRVEEDAYLPLTVDGDQVTISGIVDLVHIRPDAVEIIDFKTDLGRHAEDEYRKQLSVYYHVLDEWFPDRDVTAGIFYTAQGDRVDIDPLTRADLVELIAEEQGLETSAAE; translated from the coding sequence ATGACCGCTCCGAACGACCAACAGCAGGACCTCATCGACAGTACACAGGGCATTCACGTCGTAGACGCCGGCGCGGGGACGGGGAAGACGTTCACCGTTACCCGTCGATACGCAGAGATCGTCGACCAGGACGACGTCGAGCCCGAGGACGTCCTCCTCGTGACTTTCACCAACAACGCGGCGACGGAGATGCGAGAGCGGATCGTCGCCAACTGTGACTACGGAATGCGGGAACTCGCTGACGCGCCGATTCAGACGTTCCACAGTCTCTGCCACGACATCCTCATGGAACATGGCTTCGAGGCACCGACACTCCTCGGCATCGACGACCGGATTACGGGGTCCACACGCGTCCTCGAAGACGAGAACGTCGAGAAGACCCAGTTCCGCGAGTTCATCCGTCGATTCAGCGACGACCACCCCGAGTACGACGACTTCTTCCGCGCCGTCGAGGAGCCGGTCGAACTCCTCGGGTTGATCAATCAGCTCGCAGCAAAGGGTGTCTTCCCGACCGCTGATGGCTGGTATCGAAACGGCGAGCGGCATTTGGATGGCGACTTCGCGGCGTTCCGTGAGATCTTCGACGAACTGAATCAGCCCCGGAACGACGGGAACAAGCAGTCCAAGCTCCGCTCGAAACTCGGGGGCTACGGGAACGACAAATGCTACCTCGCAGACGCGCCCGAGGAAGACGAGATCCGTGGCGGATGGGGTGAGAAGCAAGTTCCCGCTGCCGTCGCACGACTGGCGTTTGAGGAACAGCGAGAGGGCCTCAAGAACTTCGTCCACGACGTCTATCACGAGTACCTGCAGTTCGCCCTCAGTCGGAACTACCTCAACTTCAGCTTCCTCCAACTGTTCGCGTTCGTCCTGCTCTGTGACGACCACCGACTCCGCGACGACGTTGCCTTCGAGTACGTGATGATCGACGAGTTCCAGGACTCGAGCGAGATCCAGTTCAAACTCGCCCTCCTGCTCGCGGACACGAACAACGTCTGTGTCGTCGGCGACTGGAAACAGAGCATCTACTCCTTCCAGTACGCTGCCGTCGAGAACATCACCGAATTCGAGTCTCGCTTGGATCGATTCGTCGACGAACTCAACGAGGACCACGAGCGAGTCTCGTGGGCGACACGCCCGATCATCGATATCGAACTCGTCGAGAACTACCGGTCAACACAGGCCATCCTCGACTTCTCCGAGCACAGCCTGATCACGCCCGCTGCGAGCAAGGACGACGTCGACGAGGCAGCCGTCCGAGACCGCATCGTGGCGCTCTCCTCGAACGCCCCGCACGAGAACTCCCGCATTGAGGCGATTCAACACGAAGACGAACACGAGGCCGTCCTGACCAAGATACAGGAGATCGTCGGGAACGACGCGTATCAGATCGAAGAGGACGACGAACTCCGTCTCCCGGAGTACGGTGACATCGCCGTCCTCACCCGGACTCGTGACTTCGGTCGGGAACTCCTCTCGGTTGCCGAAGAGTACGGCTTACCGATGGCGTACGAGGGTGGCATCGAGTTGTTCCGGTCCGACCCGGCGAAGCTTCTGCTTGCGTGGCTGCGGATTCTCGAATCCGTCGCGGATAGGGGCTGGGCCGTCGTCCTCGAGGAAGCGGGCTACACGCTCGACGAGGTCAAACACGTCCTTGAGAGTGAGGAATACCCCGCCAACATGCAGACGTTCAAGTCGGAGCTTGCGTCGCTGGAGACGGTCGGTGGGGTTGCCCAGCGCGTGTTCTCCCAGTACGACTACAACGGGGCGTATGCCGACGTGCTGCTGACGACGATACAGTCTGTCCACAGCGCGACGACGTTGACACGAGGTGACCTCATCAGGTTCATCGAACGGGGCATCGAGGACGGAAGCACTCACGAAGTTCACGCGAGCGCCGGCACGAACTCGGTGACGGTCCAGACTATCCACGCGGCAAAGGGACTCGAACACCCCATCGTCGTGCTCGCGAACATGAACTCCCATCGCTTCCCACCGTCGGGCGGGAACAGTAACGCGATCACGTTCGACGATCCGATCGGACTCCGTCAGCGGAAGGTCTACGCGGACGACCACGGGTATCCGCACATTCACGACAACTGGCGGAGCGACGTCCTTCGGAAGTGCCTGCCGCGTGGGTACGATGAAGAGCGACGCTTGCTCTACGTCGCGATGACGCGGGCTGAGAGCCACCTCGTGTTCGCTGCAGGCGAGAGCCCGAACACGTTCATCGAAGAACTCCCGGTCGACCTTGAGGAACTGGAACCCGACGTTCAGGAAGCCGACATCACCGAGACGACGCAGGCGCACTTGCAGATTGCTGTGCCGACGCCGGACGGTCCGGTCGGACACTCGCCACACACGCTCATGCGCGACGATGTGTTCGAGGACGTCGACGACGGGAGGGGGACAGCGTTCGGAACGCAGACCCACGAGTTCGCTGAGCGGTACGTGCTGGAAGGAGAAGTCGAACCGTCGAACGACGACGAGCGTCACATCAAGTCGTTCCTGGACTCTCTCGATGGAGAGTTGCGAGTTGAGGAGGACGCGTATCTCCCGCTCACTGTCGACGGCGATCAGGTCACCATCTCAGGAATCGTCGACCTCGTTCACATTCGTCCTGATGCCGTCGAGATCATCGACTTCAAGACCGACCTTGGGCGACACGCCGAGGATGAGTATCGGAAGCAACTCAGCGTGTATTATCACGTGTTGGATGAGTGGTTCCCTGACCGAGACGTGACTGCAGGTATCTTCTATACTGCCCAAGGGGATCGCGTTGACATTGATCCACTCACGAGAGCGGACCTCGTCGAGTTAATAGCTGAAGAACAAGGTTTGGAAACCAGCGCTGCCGAATAG